The genomic segment attcataagctataatacctaacctCGCAGTTTGGGTTCAATCCTGCTACCAGCGCGCGCTATGCCGCGCCACTACAGCCACCACAGACATTCGATATAACTCGCGAGgcagttgcctatgttaatgaaTGGGAagtggtatacgggtgtgcggcgtaaccacatacaatattgtgaatggtgCATGCGTAAAATGCCAgtcaaggcagtcaaatatactgcctcggaccgccgggtacattgttatagccgctctactagctaggtgggggaccgcTCGCACAGTTCAtagcaagtaaataaaattggattgaactgcctcaccccgcactcagcattcttagaatactggaattaattctggaaatcagatgtcttgataaagtaattaataataataaacattgcgacgctggcactgtcacccgtctcctgcatagtgcatactgctcagaaatcttatagatttcatccaatttttatagtttatttcatggaacattaccccacccccccccccccctaccgaGGGAGTACGCCAATGTAaagggcgctagtgttgtaatgcctaggggcggaaaaatggcaagtccgcccctggttgCAATCATTTTTAAACCTAAACTTTTTATGACAGATTTTGTTCCGTCATTTggatattaataactttttatattgtattattaataatttgactaaatgtattataatcattacattaacattttcaccataaatctcaaaatccccgtTTGAACACCCCCGGGTTGGACCTAGGagagtgaaaaatattttacgaccTATTGTCACACCtaccaaatatacaaaaacGATTTCATTAAAAGGTTTCGGGGGAGTTTGAACACTAATACCGTGACACAAGATttgtatatattagataaagtatttttaaacctGTAATgccaagaaaaataattataactactcATTAAATAAGCaagaatattttgtttgtttggatAGGATCGGTTGGTAATATACACCTAACATGTTTAGAGAGATGGATCAACGAATGTGGTATCGATCGGTGTGAGCTATGTCTTTTTCAATTCACGTCTGACCAGACACGCCGATACACAGTTTGGCAATCATTAGTGATATGGACAAGGAACCCAGTCCATAGAAGCTTACTAATTTCAGACTCTATTGTCATGGTTGTTCTAACGATCGTGATGGCTTGTCTAATTACATCTGTGGTGATGGGCATGACTGTATTTAGTACTTCTAAGACTGACAGGTAACGGATCTGTGTTCACAACATTATACAAGTGTGtacataatttaagaaattgtatataattaatatt from the Acyrthosiphon pisum isolate AL4f chromosome X, pea_aphid_22Mar2018_4r6ur, whole genome shotgun sequence genome contains:
- the LOC100572850 gene encoding E3 ubiquitin-protein ligase MARCH3-like, with the translated sequence MLKSETQLPPIIESDNTTSVEVISLDRKLSTAFCKICYSGGSCEQLIHPCFCKGSVGNIHLTCLERWINECGIDRCELCLFQFTSDQTRRYTVWQSLVIWTRNPVHRSLLISDSIVMVVLTIVMACLITSVVMGMTVFSTSKTDR